One genomic region from Sphingomicrobium aestuariivivum encodes:
- a CDS encoding cbb3-type cytochrome oxidase subunit 3: protein MYQFLRTFADSWGLLFMTLLFLGLIGWGWRPGGKAAAKRAKHSIFDHDDEQEGRTHG from the coding sequence ATGTACCAGTTCCTCCGCACCTTCGCCGACAGCTGGGGGCTCCTCTTCATGACGCTCCTTTTCCTCGGCCTGATCGGCTGGGGCTGGCGTCCGGGCGGCAAGGCCGCCGCGAAACGCGCCAAGCACAGCATCTTCGACCATGACGACGAACAGGAAGGCCGCACCCATGGCTGA